TATGAAATCGTCTCGCCGGCCGGGCGGAATGGAATCGTGTAACGCAAGTGCTCACTGCCTGGGAAAATACGCAGTAAGCGGCCTTGATCTTCAACGAGATAGTAGCTCGTCAGATCGTCGTCGTTTAGACCGGCGGCTTTGAAGTGATAGTCGTCCAGGACGGTATAATGGATGCCTGCATCAACGACGTCGGTCGTCAAATTCGATTCCCATACGCGTTCGGGCGTCCACATCGCGCCCGGCGTCACGCCCACGTTACGCTTGAGCCAGCGACTGTAGGATTGGATCTGGCCGATACGATCGCGACTCGGCAACATCGTCAGAATGGGTTCGTATTGCGGCCCACCCACGATCTCGACACGACCGGCGTCGACGAGCAATCGCAGACGATCGAGGTACTCGGGATGCCGTTCGGCCAGCCACATCATCAGCGGGCCCGACGTGTGCAGCGAAATCTGCAATGCGTCATAGGGCTCGAACACCTCGAGGAACGGTAGGTAGCTGTCCTGATAGGCTTGCTCAAAGACGCCGTCGAAGTTGCCAATGGGCTGGTGATTATGAAGAACCAAGCAGAGATGAACGTGCGGCGTCATAGTGGCTGGCATTTAGGAGTGAAAGTGAGGCGAAGTGAGTCCAAGTCGTGACATATTGTACGGCTCGTGTCGATCATTCCGAATACCATCGATGAATGGATTGATTCGAAGTTTCGGGGTTTTTCGGCCCATTAAGCGGCGTGTTTGGTACATCCCTGAGAGTCTCGGTAAGACCGGGGAACTGCATAACCGTTAATCTCAACAGCCCATGGACTGATTATCGACGATCGTCGGAAATAAATTGAACAATTGCTTCAAATGCGTTTTCGATTCGACGAGGTTCCATCAAATTTTCGTGTTTTGCTCTTTTCAGCGCGCCGTCGGCTACGCTCGCCTCCCTATTCCTATGAGCCGCCATGAATAAAAACCTCCACATCCCGCCGCCATGCCCCTCGTCGACACCGACCGAATCCGCGATTCCAGCACAAATTGCTCGCTTGAGTGACCGGGACTTACTCGACGGATGGCGGCGGGATGGTAGCCGTGCGGCATTTGACGAGCTGGTGCGGCGCTATCGCGTGATGGTGCTGAGCATCTGCAGGCGGCATTGCTACCAAGATCAAGATGCTGATGACGCGTTCCAGACAACCTGGGTGTGTCTGGCGCAAACAGCATCGCAGATTCGCCACCCCGAGCGACTCGCCGGCTGGTTGCACCGTGTCGCGACCCGCGCCTGTCAGCTGACTCTGAAACAGCGACGTCGCCTGGCGAATTCATCCGACCCACGCGACTCCAGCGATCTCATCGATATGAATGACGTCCCCAGCGAGGATGAACAGGCCCTCGAAGCTCTATCGCGCCGCCACGAAGCCATCGTGCTCGACGAGGAACTCTCCGAGCTACCTGAACACTATCGCACAGCCATCGTCATGCATTTGATCGAAGGCGACAGCTATCAGAATATTGCCGAGCGGCTCGAATCAACCGTCGGGGCTGTCCGCGGGCATGTGCAGCGGGGCAAACAGGCTCTGGCTGCGCGACTTCGCCATCGCGGCGTCGTCCCCGTGCTCGCCTATGCAGCAGTGCAGTTGCTCGAAGTCAGCGAAAGTGTGGCAGCGGAGGTGACTAGCCGAACGATTCCGGCGGATTGGGACCTTTCGACGGCTCCGCCGGCCTCATCCACCGACCCGACCGGACCGCCGGTTAATCTCTATTCTCTCTCTAAGTCTGGAAGTTCGATGTTACGTATCTCTTCATGGGTTGTTGCAGGTTGTCTTGCCACCGCGGCAGTTGGCGGAATGTGTCTATCTCAAGTATCGGCGCTAGGGGATAACGGCGAGAAGCCGATGACTCTGCGCATGGCTGACGCGGGCGGAGCGGCAAACGAAGGACCTCCTGTGGTCGTAGGTCAAACGACGAGTACGTCTCCGCCTACTGAGCAACTGCCCCGACCAGCGACGGTGGCGCCAAAACCCATCGCCGAAACGCCGCTCAATTCATCCGGCTATCGCACGAAGGTCGCTAAGCAGGTTGCCGAAAAAATGGACTCGCAGGTAACACTCGAACTCGACTTGGGATTGGAGTCGCTCGCCGACGCCCTATCCCAACAGCTCGGTGTTCCGGTGCTGGTCGACGTTGGCGCCTTCGATCAAGCCAACTTGAATCCTTCGCAGACGACCGTGGCAATCTCCAGTGGTGATCAACCCCTGCGAAGTTCGCTGCGCAGAGTTCTACAGCCGTTGGGACTGCGGGCCGAGGTGCAAGACGAAGGGCTTGTCATCACTACGGACTTCACCGAGTTAGCACGGCGGGGCATCTTGACGGACAAATGGGTGGGGCTCTCGGACGAGTTCATCGCACGCGTCGATGATGTGTTAGCGACATCGGTGGCGTTGCCGCAGCCAGGAACGGCGCTGGAAAGTGTGATTGCGGAACTCTCGCTAGCAGTGGATTTTCCGATTGTCGTCAATGCGCTCGCGCTCGAAGAGGCTGGATTGACAGTTGATGTTCCGATTTCAGGACACCAGCGCAGCTCCCATTCAGAAGATCTGCCGGCGGAGAGCGGTGTGGAAACGGCGACAACATCTCAGACGAAGTCTTTAATGCAAAAGCTGCCACTGGGCGCGGCACTCAATTTCCTGCTCCAAGACCTCGGGCTAACCTATACGCTCCGGGACGGTATGATCTCAATAACGACGAGGGAACAGGCAGAGACTCGCCTGCTGACGAGGTTGTATTTCCTCGAAGGTACGGGACTGCCACGGGGCGAATTTACGTCAGCAATCTCGATGATTCAAACGACTATTGAGCCCGCTAGTTGGGAGTCTCTCGGAGGCGTGGGGACGCTGGTACCAGTCGGCGATGGCGAATACGCTCGCCCCGCACTGTTAGTCGGAGCGACTCTCAGTGTCCACGAGCAAATCGCCGACCTGCTGCAGTCACTGCGTGAGTCCCACATCGGACCTGATCCGATTTGGAGCGGCCGGCCGCCAACCCCAGTTGCTCCGCCTGCTAATGGCGGAATGGGTGGGGGAGGAATGTTCTAGCGGAGATCTCGTTGTGAGCAACGGTGATTATGTATTCGCATTGCTAACCACGACCTCCGCTCGTCCGCTACCGCTGGGTGAAGAGGTCTCGTAAGCGGACCAACTTCACATTCCTATGCTGTTAGAGATTCAAGCGTGCCGAGCACACTCAGCTCTATTCATCGAGGCTGGCGGTCTCGTTGGAGGCCCGAGTGCCCATCGCACCCCAGACTCCAAAGGGACTTTTCGATCCAGGGGCCTTGTGTCCGCCGCCGATGGAGACCGTCCACGCATTGGCATCGCTGCCGCTGTCTACGGATTCGGTCACGAATCGCACGGCACCATCGCACAGCAGAACGTGGGCACCGCCGGCGTGATAGCTACCTGCGGAATAGACCCCGGACATTCCGCCCAACGCGGTGCTCGATGGAAGTCGACACGTTGGTGAGTTTGGCGGCAGCACGGTCGTGATGCCAGTGTAGCCGACGTGTCCCTCCGCCCACCGCCGGCCGCGCGGATACAACGTACCAGCAACGTACTGACGGGGACTCTCCGGATCGGTAATCTGACCGCCTTGCTGATTCTTACAACCAAGAATCGGCTGGCGTGCAAACAACGGATTGTCTAACTGGTACTGGTAGGCGATGACTTCACGCCCTTCGGGGGTGCTATCGCCGACACCGATTTCAGCCATGGCAACGGTATTCGACAACCCATCACGGATATCTCGAAAACCGAATTGATATTCACGCGTGAACGCACCACGCTTGGACGCCTTGTCGCCTTGGTTGCCCGTCCACGCACTGTTAAATTTGGTATGGGTGTCACGATAGGCTGCACCGACAAATCGTCCGCCGTCGCCATAATTGAATGCGTAGTTCGTCTGTGCCATGCCGCCGTGTCGCGCTGAGTCGCTCGGGCAACGCAGGGTTGGGGATTGCTGACGGAATGGCTCGTAGGCGGCACCGGCAAATACCGGATCATTCGACCCTGGCGTGGGTCCCATCGCGGGAAATAGGTAGCCGGCCTGGGATTGAAATGGATTAGAAATCATCTGCCATAACGCCTGTTGCTCCATGTAGGGCAGCATTGCAACGAGACCGCTGAGCCGCAGGTTGTTCGCGTCGGGAGAATTTGTATTGCTATCCACGCCGGTCCCACCACTGCCCATCGGAAGCTTGTCATAGGCAGCATGATAGTTGTGGAGGGACAGGCCCAGCTGCTTAAAGTTATTGCTGCAGCTCATCCGCCTGGCCGCCTCACGAGCCGCCTGCACAGCTGGAAGCAGCAAGCCCACGAGCACGCCGATGATCGCAATGACAACCAGTAGCTCGACAAGTGTAAAACCTTGTCTATTTGACTTCAAAAATCTCATTTCAATCTCCAAATAAGAGCATCTAAAACAACACGGTAAACAAGCAACAAAAGTAGTTGCTAAGGATCTACTAAACTTCTGATGCGGGGACGTTGACGGGTTTGATTTCCTCTTCTTCCGTTCCCATCTGCTCATTCGGATCGATCGCACCTAAGTCCGTCGTCGCGGTGCTGCTCCCACAACCAGAGATTGAATTGCAGGCGATCAATAGCCCAAAAACTAATAGGTAGAAATGACGCATTGTTGTGATTCCTTGGAGAATAATCATGAAGCTCTTAAGCCCGATCGCCGACTGAAAAACTCATTCGCCCTTCCTTGCCAACTGTGTTGGCAGGTCGCCAAATGATGAAAATACGGCGCAGATCGGGCACCTGGCAGATTTGTCGCAACGAAAGATTCGGCCCCGTAGCGACGGGGTGTAGGGGTGTTACGCCCTCTAACGGTCTAAACGTATGACAGACGAGGCATCTTACTTACCAAAAACCAGAAAACGAGAAATTTCTGAACTTTTTAGTATTCTCACACTAAACGGTTGTTTAATTTGTGATTTCTGGAACTCTCCGGAAAACACTAGGTAAGTTCGGTGGCGAGGCTACGTATTCCTTTTACCAGCCCCATCCCCAGTCCCTCCAAGAATCACGCGCATCAAGCCGCGTTCCCGCCCTCGATCAGCC
This genomic window from Allorhodopirellula heiligendammensis contains:
- a CDS encoding RNA polymerase sigma factor → MNKNLHIPPPCPSSTPTESAIPAQIARLSDRDLLDGWRRDGSRAAFDELVRRYRVMVLSICRRHCYQDQDADDAFQTTWVCLAQTASQIRHPERLAGWLHRVATRACQLTLKQRRRLANSSDPRDSSDLIDMNDVPSEDEQALEALSRRHEAIVLDEELSELPEHYRTAIVMHLIEGDSYQNIAERLESTVGAVRGHVQRGKQALAARLRHRGVVPVLAYAAVQLLEVSESVAAEVTSRTIPADWDLSTAPPASSTDPTGPPVNLYSLSKSGSSMLRISSWVVAGCLATAAVGGMCLSQVSALGDNGEKPMTLRMADAGGAANEGPPVVVGQTTSTSPPTEQLPRPATVAPKPIAETPLNSSGYRTKVAKQVAEKMDSQVTLELDLGLESLADALSQQLGVPVLVDVGAFDQANLNPSQTTVAISSGDQPLRSSLRRVLQPLGLRAEVQDEGLVITTDFTELARRGILTDKWVGLSDEFIARVDDVLATSVALPQPGTALESVIAELSLAVDFPIVVNALALEEAGLTVDVPISGHQRSSHSEDLPAESGVETATTSQTKSLMQKLPLGAALNFLLQDLGLTYTLRDGMISITTREQAETRLLTRLYFLEGTGLPRGEFTSAISMIQTTIEPASWESLGGVGTLVPVGDGEYARPALLVGATLSVHEQIADLLQSLRESHIGPDPIWSGRPPTPVAPPANGGMGGGGMF
- a CDS encoding DUF1559 domain-containing protein — encoded protein: MRFLKSNRQGFTLVELLVVIAIIGVLVGLLLPAVQAAREAARRMSCSNNFKQLGLSLHNYHAAYDKLPMGSGGTGVDSNTNSPDANNLRLSGLVAMLPYMEQQALWQMISNPFQSQAGYLFPAMGPTPGSNDPVFAGAAYEPFRQQSPTLRCPSDSARHGGMAQTNYAFNYGDGGRFVGAAYRDTHTKFNSAWTGNQGDKASKRGAFTREYQFGFRDIRDGLSNTVAMAEIGVGDSTPEGREVIAYQYQLDNPLFARQPILGCKNQQGGQITDPESPRQYVAGTLYPRGRRWAEGHVGYTGITTVLPPNSPTCRLPSSTALGGMSGVYSAGSYHAGGAHVLLCDGAVRFVTESVDSGSDANAWTVSIGGGHKAPGSKSPFGVWGAMGTRASNETASLDE